A single region of the Leptotrichia sp. OH3620_COT-345 genome encodes:
- a CDS encoding gamma carbonic anhydrase family protein gives MIYELDGIKPEMEKEVFVAENATIIGNVKLYNGSNIWFGAVLRGDVEKITIGKNSNVQDNCTIHTDLGYPCTVGKNVTVGHNVILHGCEISDNVIIGMGSTLLNGVRIAPDCLIGANSLVTDKIPYEKGVLILGSPAKIVRKLTDEEIGHIRKNAEHYVKNGRRFLKTLKKYEV, from the coding sequence ATGATTTATGAACTGGATGGAATAAAACCTGAAATGGAAAAAGAAGTATTTGTTGCTGAAAATGCTACTATTATAGGAAATGTGAAATTGTACAACGGTTCAAATATATGGTTCGGAGCAGTTTTAAGGGGAGATGTGGAAAAGATAACTATAGGAAAAAACAGTAATGTCCAAGATAATTGTACAATACATACAGATTTGGGGTATCCGTGTACTGTAGGTAAAAATGTGACTGTAGGTCATAATGTTATACTTCACGGATGTGAAATATCTGATAACGTAATAATAGGTATGGGGAGTACCCTTCTGAATGGAGTTAGAATCGCACCTGACTGTCTGATAGGGGCAAATTCTCTCGTCACAGATAAAATACCTTATGAGAAAGGAGTTCTTATTTTAGGAAGTCCTGCAAAAATAGTACGAAAACTGACTGATGAAGAAATAGGACATATACGTAAAAATGCTGAACATTATGTAAAAAATGGAAGACGATTTTTAAAAACTTTAAAAAAATATGAAGTATAA
- the trmD gene encoding tRNA (guanosine(37)-N1)-methyltransferase TrmD yields MKFTILTLFPELFEIYLSQTIIQRAVETGIINYDIVNIRDYAWNKHSQMDDIPFGGGAGMVLKPEAYWNYFNKKFDVDKYEENIKDSESVMTINEKPYVIFMSPQGKTLNHKKVTKLSLKKEIIVISGRYEGLDQRVIDKFVDEEISIGDYVLSSGDLPTLVLMDSVIRIKEGVIKKESFETDSFYNGLLGFPQYTRPIEIDGYFVPEVLRSGNHAKINEYRYYKSIEKTLENRKDLIEKKLETDDEFKKVYAKFFKSRKK; encoded by the coding sequence ATGAAATTTACAATATTAACTTTATTTCCTGAATTATTTGAAATATATTTATCTCAGACTATTATTCAGAGAGCCGTAGAAACAGGGATTATAAATTATGACATTGTAAATATACGTGATTATGCTTGGAATAAACATTCACAGATGGATGATATTCCCTTTGGAGGGGGAGCCGGAATGGTTCTAAAACCTGAAGCATACTGGAACTATTTTAATAAAAAATTTGATGTCGATAAATATGAAGAAAATATAAAAGATAGTGAAAGTGTCATGACTATAAATGAAAAACCGTATGTTATATTCATGTCACCTCAAGGTAAAACGTTAAATCATAAAAAGGTAACGAAGCTTTCTCTAAAAAAAGAAATTATTGTAATTTCAGGAAGATACGAGGGTCTTGATCAGAGAGTGATTGATAAATTTGTAGATGAAGAAATATCCATAGGAGATTATGTATTAAGTAGTGGAGATTTGCCGACATTGGTTCTTATGGATTCGGTAATAAGGATAAAAGAGGGGGTCATAAAAAAGGAATCTTTTGAAACGGATTCTTTTTATAACGGTCTGTTAGGATTTCCTCAGTATACACGTCCTATAGAAATAGACGGATACTTTGTACCTGAAGTTTTGAGAAGTGGAAATCATGCCAAAATAAATGAATACAGATATTATAAATCCATAGAAAAAACTTTGGAAAATAGAAAAGATTTAATAGAAAAGAAATTGGAAACTGATGATGAATTTAAAAAAGTGTATGCAAAGTTTTTTAAAAGTCGGAAAAAATAA